In one window of Pseudodesulfovibrio sediminis DNA:
- a CDS encoding YidH family protein, translating into MSDKESVGYAQKSNELAKVRTTLAEENNALARNRTRLANRRTFLAWCRTALSFMTFGFLLEKVDVFLASNNKTVDAVLLNDLGVLGKFAFICGPLLLLFAGWRYYRLEKEIGFEKGELNILPELILFGVILGGALIYVLV; encoded by the coding sequence ATGAGCGACAAAGAGTCCGTGGGATACGCCCAAAAGAGCAATGAACTTGCCAAGGTTCGGACAACGCTGGCCGAGGAGAACAACGCCCTTGCCAGGAATCGGACACGGCTTGCCAACAGGCGCACCTTTCTGGCGTGGTGCCGTACCGCGCTCTCCTTCATGACGTTTGGGTTTTTGCTGGAAAAGGTGGATGTTTTTCTGGCATCCAACAATAAGACCGTGGACGCGGTGCTGCTCAATGATCTCGGCGTGCTGGGCAAATTCGCTTTTATCTGCGGTCCGTTGCTCCTGCTTTTTGCCGGTTGGCGTTATTACCGTCTGGAGAAGGAAATCGGTTTTGAAAAGGGTGAATTGAACATTCTTCCAGAGCTTATTCTTTTCGGTGTCATCCTTGGAGGCGCGCTTATCTATGTCCTCGTGTAA
- a CDS encoding 4Fe-4S binding protein produces MFNFIHGYIYGRWCYHYIGLTGDKNPWWGFLWTPLIFIINKHSPFFSDEHSKTGDPNQHKHTWGDTYHGKPLPLEEATKLVMINRPVNTELPEQVLPYTLARKIVLENENTIILLDCPCRSGMENPCTPLDVCLIIGDPFASFMHHHHPDKTRRITAEEALRIIRAEQARGHVSHAFFKDIALGRFYAICNCCSCCCRAMTAQQNGLNMLCTSGYLAEVDAEKCVACGVCAEKCQFKAIGFKNRTAFIREERCMGCGVCEQTCSKDALSLRLAPEKGEPLLVDNLK; encoded by the coding sequence GTGTTCAACTTCATCCATGGCTATATCTACGGTCGTTGGTGCTATCACTATATCGGTCTTACCGGCGACAAGAATCCATGGTGGGGCTTTCTCTGGACGCCGTTGATCTTCATCATCAATAAGCACAGCCCGTTCTTCTCGGACGAACACAGTAAAACCGGTGACCCCAACCAGCACAAACACACCTGGGGCGACACCTACCACGGCAAACCCCTGCCGCTCGAAGAAGCTACCAAACTGGTCATGATCAACCGTCCCGTGAACACGGAACTGCCGGAACAGGTTTTGCCCTATACCCTCGCGCGCAAGATCGTACTGGAGAATGAAAACACCATCATTCTTCTGGACTGCCCGTGCAGGAGCGGCATGGAAAACCCGTGTACGCCTCTGGATGTCTGCCTTATCATCGGCGATCCTTTTGCTTCATTCATGCACCACCATCACCCAGACAAAACACGCCGGATCACGGCAGAGGAAGCCCTCCGCATCATCAGGGCCGAACAAGCCCGAGGACATGTGTCGCATGCCTTTTTCAAGGATATCGCCCTTGGACGGTTCTACGCCATTTGCAATTGCTGCTCCTGTTGCTGTCGAGCTATGACAGCACAGCAAAACGGGCTGAACATGCTCTGCACATCCGGCTATCTGGCCGAAGTGGATGCAGAAAAGTGTGTCGCTTGCGGCGTCTGTGCCGAGAAATGCCAGTTCAAGGCCATCGGATTCAAGAACCGCACCGCTTTTATAAGGGAAGAACGATGCATGGGCTGTGGTGTATGCGAACAGACCTGTTCCAAGGACGCCCTGTCGCTCAGACTGGCACCGGAAAAAGGCGAGCCGCTACTGGTGGACAATCTCAAATAA
- a CDS encoding pancreas/duodenum homeobox protein 1 has product MSAYGDIFTDDRLLTLFPADRTDAFFEALFGDAEEGSYDIALGYAGNTGSTLNFEIRLTQRPGKCLACNLTYGLPQVFSRHPIINVNGLVDAVAKEVGSGSATWRLGNTQELSRELHVIPLEIVLG; this is encoded by the coding sequence ATGAGCGCATATGGCGACATCTTTACTGACGACAGATTGCTGACATTATTTCCTGCGGATCGGACAGATGCCTTTTTTGAAGCGCTGTTCGGTGACGCGGAAGAAGGAAGCTATGACATTGCCCTTGGGTATGCCGGTAACACAGGTTCGACACTGAACTTCGAGATCAGGTTGACCCAACGGCCGGGCAAGTGTCTGGCATGCAATCTGACCTATGGATTGCCGCAGGTTTTTTCCAGGCACCCCATCATTAACGTCAACGGTCTCGTCGATGCCGTGGCCAAGGAAGTCGGGAGCGGTTCGGCTACCTGGCGACTCGGCAACACGCAGGAGCTTTCGCGGGAATTGCACGTCATTCCCTTGGAGATAGTTCTTGGATAA
- a CDS encoding DUF401 family protein, which yields MESILTALAPFAKVLFAFVLMLAGMRFKIGLGSSILIGGMVMGVLFGMAPLPILKVSAIALTQEKFHFLIAIVGLILVLSDAMERSGQSKRLMEALSGFLTSPRLRLIFFPALIGLLPMPGGAVFSAPMVKTVSEEMRIRNSDRAVINYWFRHIWELVWPLYPGIILTLALADIQIIDLISYTWPGMPVMLLTGWFFYLRPGVLNADDLSIPNLPVGRSKLAALREGLPLLTAIVGAVGLETGIASFAPTIPFELGVVTALFLAVVCVMVQNTQLGLPFLKDVLMKKSLWSMIFVIVSIFVFKDIMQGAGVVEEMAQAAGGEAALFASAAFLPFLVGLVAGINVAFVGATFPLLLGVLNSLGMQDQTIPYLVLATFAGFTGVMISPIHICFILTCEYFKCDLMRTWRKVVAPCLVFFASGVALFMVYK from the coding sequence GTGGAATCGATTCTCACCGCTTTAGCCCCCTTTGCCAAAGTCCTTTTTGCGTTTGTACTTATGCTGGCCGGCATGCGTTTCAAGATTGGATTGGGGTCCTCCATTCTCATCGGCGGCATGGTCATGGGGGTGCTGTTCGGCATGGCTCCTCTGCCCATACTCAAAGTTTCGGCCATTGCACTGACTCAGGAAAAATTTCATTTTCTCATCGCTATAGTCGGGCTGATTCTTGTGCTGTCCGATGCCATGGAGCGGTCGGGGCAGTCCAAGCGACTGATGGAAGCTCTGTCAGGCTTTCTGACCAGCCCCCGCCTTCGGCTCATCTTTTTCCCGGCTCTTATCGGTCTCCTGCCCATGCCGGGCGGTGCCGTTTTTTCGGCTCCCATGGTCAAGACCGTGTCCGAGGAGATGCGTATCCGCAACTCGGATCGGGCCGTGATCAACTATTGGTTCCGGCACATCTGGGAGCTTGTCTGGCCGCTGTATCCGGGGATTATTCTGACATTGGCCCTGGCCGATATCCAAATCATTGATCTTATCTCCTACACCTGGCCGGGGATGCCCGTCATGTTGCTGACCGGCTGGTTCTTCTATCTCAGGCCGGGCGTGCTCAATGCTGATGATCTGAGTATCCCCAACCTGCCTGTCGGCCGTTCGAAGCTCGCGGCGCTCAGGGAAGGGCTGCCTCTGCTGACGGCGATTGTCGGTGCTGTTGGTCTGGAGACAGGCATTGCGTCTTTTGCCCCGACCATTCCGTTCGAGTTAGGCGTGGTGACGGCCCTGTTCCTGGCCGTGGTCTGTGTCATGGTGCAGAACACCCAGCTTGGGCTGCCGTTTCTGAAAGATGTGCTGATGAAGAAGTCGTTGTGGTCCATGATTTTCGTCATCGTGTCCATCTTCGTGTTCAAGGACATCATGCAGGGGGCCGGTGTCGTGGAGGAAATGGCGCAGGCCGCCGGTGGGGAGGCTGCCCTGTTTGCTTCAGCCGCGTTCCTGCCGTTTTTGGTCGGTCTGGTGGCGGGCATCAATGTGGCCTTTGTGGGGGCGACGTTCCCGTTGCTGCTCGGTGTGCTCAATTCACTGGGCATGCAGGATCAGACCATCCCGTATCTCGTGCTGGCTACATTTGCCGGATTTACCGGGGTTATGATCTCGCCCATCCATATCTGTTTCATTTTGACCTGCGAGTACTTCAAGTGCGATCTCATGCGGACATGGCGCAAAGTGGTTGCGCCGTGCCTGGTGTTTTTTGCGTCGGGCGTGGCGTTGTTCATGGTGTATAAATAG
- a CDS encoding tetratricopeptide repeat protein, whose translation MAEKKIDKSRRNFLFGAVRRYKKESLDQPVAATAECVATIKTANALYVDGAWEEARLKYKECLQSDQNDADVRYRLGVCSYKVGKYIQAKLEFERALRIDRTYKDAFLYLGLTMVRLEKPEKALALWKQYFNPLAIPVQRELNLQIGLIEEGVGDSPQTIAEAVEAAITESGDTVG comes from the coding sequence ATGGCCGAAAAGAAGATAGATAAATCACGACGGAATTTTTTGTTTGGAGCGGTGCGCCGTTACAAGAAGGAAAGTCTTGATCAGCCGGTGGCTGCCACTGCCGAATGTGTGGCGACCATCAAGACGGCCAATGCCTTGTATGTGGACGGAGCGTGGGAAGAGGCCCGCCTCAAGTACAAGGAGTGTCTGCAATCGGACCAGAATGACGCGGATGTGCGCTATCGTCTTGGCGTCTGTTCCTACAAGGTCGGAAAATACATTCAGGCCAAGTTGGAGTTTGAGCGCGCCCTGCGGATCGACCGGACGTACAAGGACGCATTCCTGTATCTGGGACTGACGATGGTCCGGCTGGAAAAACCGGAAAAAGCCCTGGCGTTGTGGAAGCAGTATTTCAACCCACTGGCCATTCCCGTTCAACGTGAATTGAATTTACAGATCGGACTCATAGAGGAAGGTGTGGGCGACTCCCCGCAGACCATTGCCGAAGCGGTTGAGGCCGCCATCACCGAATCTGGTGATACCGTCGGTTAA
- a CDS encoding aldehyde ferredoxin oxidoreductase family protein, which produces MNTLSGWTGSVLHLDLTEKSVETRHPDLSVYTKYMGGKGLTGYYLRPHATKEYTDPDLPVIIATGPLTGTAAPTSGRGTIMSRSPLTGAICDTSVGGRLATQLKQAGYDAIVITGMSDTPCGIEILDGDARIVPTQLGGTTTDTLFDQLTPSLPNDASIACIGPAGENGSPMAAIMVDRHHAAGRGGLGMIWGAKNLKYLSVHGTGTVSVHDEDALTEAREEILRLTAASPVLMGQHGFSCWGTGSLFDLMDSRRMMPTDNFARTRFEHAAELNAAAYKKRFSPTSHGCMGCHIRCKKTAQDGRNMPEFETMSHFTALIGNTNMALVLTANDTCGKLGLDPVSAGATLACRREITGEDYTAESLLAALHEMAEGGDLGQGSHTFAALCERPEASMSVKGLELPAYDPRGAYGMALAYATSTRGGCQLRAYPVSHEILRKPVATDRFSFSGKARIIKIAEDMNAVVDSLSACKFIFLAASLEEYAKAYTAVTGVAVSGHTLLEIGERIYYNERIMNAANGFDAADDDLPERFFTEAGTSGGGITIAPIDRDDFLTARQTYYRVRGLDQNGIPTPEKIEKLGLNR; this is translated from the coding sequence ATGAATACACTCTCTGGCTGGACCGGTTCTGTCCTGCACCTGGACCTGACGGAAAAAAGCGTGGAAACACGTCATCCCGACCTTTCCGTGTACACGAAGTACATGGGTGGCAAGGGATTGACCGGGTATTACCTGCGTCCCCACGCCACCAAAGAATATACGGATCCCGATCTGCCGGTGATCATTGCCACAGGTCCGCTGACAGGTACCGCCGCCCCCACATCCGGGCGTGGCACCATCATGTCCCGCTCGCCGCTTACCGGCGCCATCTGCGACACCTCGGTCGGAGGGCGACTTGCCACCCAGCTCAAACAGGCCGGATATGACGCGATAGTCATCACGGGCATGAGCGACACCCCCTGCGGCATAGAGATACTGGATGGCGACGCACGCATCGTACCAACGCAGCTCGGCGGCACCACCACGGACACACTCTTCGACCAGCTTACGCCTTCGCTCCCTAACGACGCATCCATTGCCTGCATCGGCCCGGCAGGCGAAAACGGTTCGCCAATGGCGGCCATCATGGTGGATCGCCATCACGCCGCCGGTCGCGGGGGACTGGGAATGATCTGGGGTGCCAAAAATCTCAAATACCTGTCCGTCCATGGCACCGGCACTGTCAGCGTGCATGACGAGGACGCGCTCACGGAAGCCCGCGAGGAAATCCTCCGGCTCACGGCAGCCTCGCCCGTTCTCATGGGGCAACACGGTTTTTCCTGCTGGGGCACAGGCTCCCTCTTCGACCTCATGGATTCACGCCGGATGATGCCCACGGACAACTTCGCCCGAACCAGGTTTGAACACGCGGCCGAGCTGAACGCAGCGGCCTACAAAAAACGATTTTCCCCAACCAGTCACGGCTGCATGGGCTGTCATATCCGCTGCAAAAAAACCGCGCAGGATGGCCGAAACATGCCGGAATTCGAAACCATGTCCCACTTCACCGCACTCATAGGGAACACGAACATGGCCCTGGTTCTGACCGCCAATGACACCTGCGGTAAACTCGGACTTGATCCTGTCTCTGCCGGGGCCACCCTGGCCTGCCGCCGAGAAATTACCGGCGAGGACTACACCGCGGAATCCCTGCTGGCAGCCCTCCACGAAATGGCCGAAGGCGGCGATCTCGGACAGGGTTCCCACACCTTTGCCGCACTCTGCGAGCGACCGGAAGCATCCATGTCTGTCAAGGGACTGGAGTTGCCTGCCTACGACCCACGCGGTGCCTATGGAATGGCATTGGCCTACGCCACCAGCACACGCGGAGGCTGCCAACTGCGCGCTTACCCGGTGAGCCATGAAATCCTGCGAAAACCAGTGGCGACCGATCGCTTCTCCTTCAGCGGGAAAGCCCGGATCATCAAGATCGCCGAAGACATGAACGCGGTGGTAGATTCCCTGTCAGCATGCAAATTCATCTTTCTGGCCGCCAGCCTGGAGGAATACGCCAAAGCGTACACAGCGGTTACCGGCGTGGCCGTTTCCGGTCACACGTTGCTCGAAATCGGCGAACGCATCTATTACAATGAACGGATCATGAACGCGGCCAACGGATTTGATGCTGCGGATGACGATCTGCCCGAACGCTTCTTTACCGAGGCAGGGACTTCCGGCGGCGGCATCACGATTGCGCCAATAGATCGGGATGATTTTCTTACGGCCCGCCAGACGTATTATCGAGTCCGGGGATTGGACCAAAACGGCATCCCCACTCCTGAAAAAATTGAAAAGCTGGGGTTGAATCGATGA
- a CDS encoding class II aldolase/adducin family protein, whose translation MKRLCDKYAGKLVIQGLAAPNAPLIGGLDAELVWNREDPRTTELAKVFDALPINSLVFSRPAEPYATIVDFLAARHPETIRPKDTETRTFLHDIPIFENFSADSIIAGLRKRKSVIIPGHGIASFGTVSPEQGFVFYSSTIFSCFVLFFSEYLTKARHGALDKEYRRVFKDVVAQLPAPRTELPALPKGPYTDEDTVLAAMAEAGRQVVGYGLVDSFFGNISYKLGQVIYISQTGSSLDELEGCIDPCPMDGSATTGLTASSELTAHEDVYRQSEEAICILHGHPKFSVVMSMDCPRAECDNRGQCHIKCTECRTVEGIPIVPGEVGTGPTGLCNTLPPAMASSGAAIVHGHGLFTLGHTDFNDSFRRLLDIENRCRECYFETVGAYE comes from the coding sequence ATGAAAAGGCTCTGTGACAAATACGCCGGAAAACTGGTCATACAGGGACTGGCCGCCCCCAACGCGCCACTCATCGGCGGCCTGGATGCCGAGCTGGTGTGGAACCGTGAAGACCCACGCACCACTGAATTGGCCAAGGTTTTCGATGCGCTCCCCATCAACTCACTGGTGTTCTCACGACCGGCCGAGCCATACGCGACCATCGTTGATTTCCTGGCCGCGCGCCACCCCGAAACCATCCGCCCCAAAGACACGGAAACACGCACGTTTCTGCATGACATCCCCATATTCGAAAACTTTTCCGCAGACTCCATCATTGCAGGACTGCGTAAACGCAAATCCGTCATCATTCCGGGACACGGCATCGCCTCATTCGGCACCGTCAGCCCGGAGCAGGGATTTGTATTCTACTCTTCCACCATCTTTTCCTGCTTCGTGCTCTTCTTTTCGGAATACCTGACCAAGGCTCGACACGGTGCATTGGACAAGGAGTATCGCCGCGTCTTCAAGGACGTCGTTGCTCAGCTGCCTGCCCCGCGCACCGAGCTCCCTGCCTTGCCAAAAGGACCGTACACTGATGAAGACACGGTTCTCGCAGCCATGGCCGAAGCCGGACGACAGGTGGTCGGGTACGGGCTTGTCGATTCGTTTTTCGGCAATATTTCCTACAAACTGGGACAGGTCATTTATATTTCCCAAACCGGCAGCTCCCTTGACGAGCTTGAAGGATGTATCGACCCTTGCCCCATGGATGGCAGCGCCACCACCGGGCTGACGGCGTCCTCCGAGCTGACCGCCCACGAAGACGTGTACCGTCAGTCAGAGGAAGCGATCTGCATACTGCACGGCCACCCGAAGTTTTCGGTCGTCATGTCCATGGATTGTCCTCGCGCCGAATGCGATAACCGTGGACAATGTCACATCAAATGCACTGAATGCCGTACAGTGGAAGGCATCCCCATCGTTCCCGGCGAGGTGGGAACCGGACCTACCGGACTGTGCAACACCCTGCCGCCGGCCATGGCCTCATCGGGTGCGGCAATCGTCCATGGTCACGGTTTGTTCACGCTAGGCCACACGGACTTCAATGATTCATTCCGCCGTCTGCTCGACATAGAGAACCGGTGTCGGGAATGTTATTTCGAAACAGTGGGAGCATACGAGTAA
- a CDS encoding CPBP family intramembrane glutamic endopeptidase translates to MHTSSANPLMNKPVLTFLGLTFAVTWGIEIALIAGGMDFTPQAEFTTASFWLLAFMWIPGLVSILVCRFMEGVRFTTMRAALSIRIGTSIKPYLLTILLIPLLFGVIYLLTLAAGLTTYDAQLATAPGEYGAELTPDTLLHIFLPVSIVLGPFINLFFGLGEEIGWRGFLLPRLMPMGKTKAYTMMGIIWGLWHAPLIYAGFNYPGFPVSGIIMMCVISVAFGIFMNELTLHYGSSVLPAFIHGAFNAQGQGIWMWLFPITHPLLGGPFGLVGALCWTCLSLTTIWILARFKHKTP, encoded by the coding sequence ATGCATACTTCATCCGCCAATCCACTGATGAACAAGCCGGTCCTGACCTTCCTTGGACTTACTTTCGCCGTCACCTGGGGAATTGAAATCGCCCTGATTGCCGGCGGCATGGATTTTACCCCGCAGGCGGAATTCACCACCGCCTCCTTCTGGCTGCTGGCGTTCATGTGGATTCCGGGGCTTGTCTCCATCCTTGTCTGTCGCTTCATGGAAGGCGTCAGGTTCACCACGATGCGTGCGGCTCTTTCCATCAGGATCGGCACCTCCATCAAACCCTACCTGCTGACCATCCTGCTTATCCCGCTGCTGTTCGGCGTCATCTATTTGCTGACCCTCGCAGCGGGGCTGACAACCTATGACGCACAGCTGGCAACCGCGCCGGGAGAGTATGGTGCCGAACTTACTCCCGACACACTCCTCCATATATTTCTCCCTGTTTCCATTGTTCTCGGCCCGTTCATCAATCTCTTTTTCGGGCTGGGCGAAGAAATCGGCTGGCGTGGATTCCTGCTGCCGCGCCTTATGCCCATGGGCAAGACCAAAGCCTATACAATGATGGGGATCATCTGGGGCCTGTGGCACGCCCCGCTCATCTATGCGGGGTTCAATTATCCGGGCTTCCCTGTCAGCGGCATCATTATGATGTGCGTGATCTCGGTGGCGTTCGGTATTTTCATGAATGAACTCACCCTGCACTATGGCTCTTCCGTGCTTCCGGCCTTCATTCATGGAGCGTTCAATGCACAGGGGCAGGGTATCTGGATGTGGCTCTTTCCGATCACACACCCTCTGCTCGGCGGGCCGTTCGGCCTTGTGGGCGCACTCTGCTGGACATGCCTTAGCCTGACGACAATCTGGATACTTGCCCGTTTCAAGCACAAAACCCCCTAA
- a CDS encoding rubredoxin, whose product MDKWECPCGYVYDPAEGDAENNIAVGTKFEDLPDDWTCPQCGAEKEYFEKL is encoded by the coding sequence ATGGATAAATGGGAATGCCCGTGTGGGTATGTGTATGACCCGGCAGAAGGCGACGCTGAGAACAATATTGCCGTTGGCACCAAGTTCGAGGACCTGCCTGATGATTGGACCTGTCCCCAGTGCGGCGCAGAGAAAGAGTATTTTGAGAAACTGTAA
- the ruvB gene encoding Holliday junction branch migration DNA helicase RuvB, which produces MSKCTLPEENVRPRSLSEFIGQEDLRANLDVFIRAAKEREKSLDHTLFYGNPGLGKTTLARIMASELGVNMVSTSGPVMERSGDLAAILTNLERGDILFIDEIHRMPATVEEVLYPAMEDFQIDLVIGSGPGARTVKLDLEPFTLVGATTRLGLLTSPLRDRFGCIFRIEFYTPPELGQIVERSARILEVEIDAGGALAIGSRARGTPRIANRLLRRVRDYALVHGDGRITQELAESSLERLEVDQYGLDNMDRKILSLMVENFNGGPVGLKTIAAACAEEVRTIEDIYEPYLIQCGFLKRTPRGRVATAKAYQHLKLRMDEDQHSLLG; this is translated from the coding sequence ATGAGCAAATGCACTCTCCCTGAAGAAAATGTCCGACCACGGTCACTGTCCGAGTTTATCGGTCAGGAAGACCTGCGCGCCAATCTTGATGTCTTTATCAGAGCGGCCAAAGAGCGCGAAAAGTCGCTTGATCATACACTTTTTTATGGCAACCCCGGTCTGGGGAAGACCACGCTGGCCCGGATCATGGCCAGTGAGCTTGGGGTAAACATGGTGTCCACATCCGGTCCGGTCATGGAGCGGAGCGGTGATCTGGCCGCCATTCTGACCAACCTTGAACGGGGCGACATCCTGTTCATCGACGAGATCCATCGCATGCCGGCCACGGTTGAGGAAGTCCTTTATCCTGCCATGGAGGATTTTCAGATTGATCTGGTCATCGGGTCCGGTCCGGGCGCACGCACGGTGAAGCTCGATCTTGAGCCGTTCACATTGGTCGGTGCCACCACGCGTTTGGGGCTGCTTACCTCACCCCTGCGAGATCGTTTTGGCTGCATTTTCCGTATTGAATTTTATACGCCCCCGGAATTGGGACAGATCGTCGAGCGATCGGCCCGGATTCTTGAAGTCGAGATCGATGCCGGAGGAGCCCTTGCCATCGGCAGCAGGGCGCGTGGCACACCGCGTATCGCTAACAGGCTGCTGCGTCGTGTGCGTGATTATGCTTTGGTTCATGGAGATGGTCGCATCACTCAGGAACTTGCTGAATCCTCTCTGGAACGGCTGGAAGTGGACCAGTACGGATTGGACAACATGGATCGCAAGATCCTTTCCCTCATGGTGGAGAACTTCAATGGCGGGCCGGTGGGACTCAAGACTATCGCCGCTGCCTGTGCCGAAGAAGTGCGAACGATTGAAGATATTTATGAGCCGTATCTTATTCAATGCGGATTCCTGAAGCGGACCCCTCGTGGAAGGGTGGCCACGGCCAAAGCGTATCAGCATTTGAAGCTGCGCATGGATGAGGATCAACATTCACTGCTCGGGTAA
- the ruvA gene encoding Holliday junction branch migration protein RuvA: MIAYLQGTLLSADEKGLVLLTPGGVGYEVAAPTSVIARLPGKGDDVKLFVHTQVAEKAIDLYGFLTPDDLDLFRTLISIDKLGPKKAMAILSMFDADHLREIAFREDVTMLSTVPGIGPKSAKQILWNLKDKVDKLKAVKTTSTSQAAVQGPQGEYLDTLAGLKSLGYSEDEIRPMIIDVFDEEPDLDAAGAIRVVLKKINSARS; the protein is encoded by the coding sequence ATGATCGCATATCTGCAAGGGACGTTGTTGTCCGCTGACGAAAAGGGGCTGGTGCTCCTGACCCCTGGTGGAGTGGGCTATGAAGTGGCTGCGCCGACTTCGGTCATAGCCAGGCTGCCCGGCAAGGGGGATGACGTCAAACTGTTCGTGCACACCCAGGTGGCGGAGAAGGCCATTGATCTGTACGGGTTTCTGACCCCTGACGATCTGGATTTGTTCCGGACGCTTATTTCCATCGACAAGCTGGGGCCGAAAAAAGCCATGGCGATTCTGTCCATGTTTGATGCGGATCATCTGCGCGAGATAGCCTTCCGTGAAGATGTGACCATGCTTTCGACAGTGCCGGGCATTGGCCCCAAGTCCGCCAAGCAGATTTTGTGGAATCTCAAGGACAAGGTCGACAAGCTCAAGGCCGTGAAGACCACATCGACGTCTCAGGCTGCTGTTCAGGGACCGCAGGGCGAGTATCTGGATACGCTTGCAGGACTCAAGAGCCTGGGGTACTCTGAGGACGAAATTCGACCCATGATCATCGATGTCTTTGATGAAGAACCAGACCTCGACGCTGCCGGTGCCATCCGCGTAGTGCTCAAGAAAATCAACTCGGCACGTTCATGA
- the ruvC gene encoding crossover junction endodeoxyribonuclease RuvC, translating into MSEKGLIVLGLDPGTRVTGYGIVREISGQAELIETGTIRTPVKKDMSTRLGVIFDRLQDLIQQHAPAEAAIENVFVSKNPSSALKLGQARGACMAACATNGIPMGEYEPTKVKKNLVGVGNAPKSQVAFMVAHCLGVKKPDWPEDASDALAIAICHLNERRMRKLTGM; encoded by the coding sequence ATGAGCGAAAAAGGCCTGATCGTTCTCGGCCTCGACCCCGGAACACGGGTGACAGGCTATGGCATTGTCCGAGAGATTTCGGGCCAGGCCGAACTCATTGAGACCGGCACTATTCGCACTCCGGTGAAAAAGGATATGTCGACCCGTCTGGGTGTCATTTTTGATCGTCTCCAGGATTTGATCCAGCAGCACGCTCCTGCAGAAGCTGCCATCGAAAATGTGTTTGTATCCAAGAACCCCTCGTCAGCCCTGAAACTCGGGCAGGCGAGGGGTGCTTGTATGGCGGCCTGCGCCACCAATGGCATCCCCATGGGCGAGTATGAACCCACGAAAGTGAAAAAGAATCTGGTCGGTGTGGGCAATGCACCCAAGTCTCAGGTGGCCTTCATGGTCGCTCATTGTCTCGGGGTGAAGAAACCGGACTGGCCGGAGGACGCCTCCGATGCCCTGGCTATCGCTATCTGTCATTTGAATGAACGGCGCATGCGCAAGCTGACCGGGATGTGA
- a CDS encoding YebC/PmpR family DNA-binding transcriptional regulator translates to MAGHSKWANIQHRKGRQDAKRAKFFTKAAKDIILAAKAGGGNPEDNSTLRLAIQKAKAVNLPKDKIENAIKKGTGELAGGDIFEITYEGYGPGGVAMLVEVASDNKNRIVAEIRHAFTKCNGNMAETGAVSYMFNNKGVIVFEKEKYTEDDLMEVGLEAGADDIVDDGETFTVYTEPNDFMAVQQAFTDAEMEFVSAEFNQVPENLVPVDEATGKKVMNLYDTLDDNDDVQNVYMNADFPDGMFDEE, encoded by the coding sequence ATGGCCGGACATAGTAAATGGGCAAATATTCAGCACCGCAAGGGACGCCAGGACGCCAAGCGCGCAAAATTTTTCACCAAAGCTGCCAAAGATATCATCCTGGCTGCCAAGGCTGGTGGCGGTAACCCTGAGGATAATTCCACGTTGCGTCTGGCCATTCAGAAGGCCAAGGCCGTGAACCTGCCCAAAGACAAGATTGAGAACGCCATCAAGAAGGGGACCGGTGAGCTGGCCGGTGGCGATATTTTCGAGATCACCTATGAAGGATACGGCCCCGGTGGCGTTGCCATGTTGGTCGAAGTCGCTTCTGACAACAAGAACCGCATTGTTGCAGAAATCCGTCACGCTTTTACCAAGTGCAATGGCAACATGGCTGAAACCGGCGCGGTTTCCTACATGTTCAACAACAAGGGCGTCATTGTTTTTGAAAAGGAAAAATACACCGAAGACGATCTCATGGAAGTGGGGCTCGAGGCCGGTGCTGATGACATTGTTGATGATGGCGAGACTTTCACCGTGTATACCGAGCCCAATGATTTCATGGCCGTACAGCAGGCCTTTACAGACGCCGAGATGGAATTTGTGTCCGCAGAATTCAATCAGGTTCCCGAAAATCTGGTGCCCGTAGATGAAGCGACCGGCAAGAAAGTCATGAATCTGTATGACACGCTTGATGACAATGACGACGTACAGAACGTCTACATGAACGCCGACTTCCCGGACGGCATGTTCGACGAAGAATAG